The proteins below are encoded in one region of Halalkalicoccus jeotgali B3:
- a CDS encoding DUF389 domain-containing protein, whose product MRQVRILVDEDDRETIVDVLEDKDVDYVISGENATGDSVLIEFPLPTDAVGDVLGSLDEAGYEDTYTVISQVESARTPNAETLMERYAGDFDPLTTRELRSKASDMSNDTKSFLALMLLSAWIATAGLLSDSPAIVVGAMVIAPIVGPALTASVGGVVGDREMLAASIRLQAMGLVAAIAGATALAAVIRWGMFAQPDLALGSIELIGVRTAPTLLALIAGTAAGAAAAFGLTTKGPMSLIGVMIAAALIPTAAATGIAIAWRDPVIAAGTALLLVITLVAINLAGAVVLFGLGYRPDRSLLGGSWRSAKTLLAIALLVSVIGLTGVATAEQISHERTVNQVVHAELTEHENVTAVAVRNEYGDLSALTGPETVTVVASYTGGGDPPSDLAADIEERLDERSDRPASVRVRFQEYQTAQDSNGSSGS is encoded by the coding sequence GTGCGCCAGGTTCGGATTCTCGTCGACGAGGACGATCGTGAGACGATCGTGGACGTCCTCGAGGACAAGGACGTCGATTACGTCATCAGCGGCGAGAACGCTACGGGAGATTCCGTCCTGATCGAGTTCCCCCTGCCGACCGACGCGGTCGGGGACGTGCTCGGATCGCTCGACGAGGCGGGCTACGAGGACACGTATACGGTGATCAGTCAGGTCGAGAGCGCCCGGACGCCCAACGCCGAGACGCTGATGGAGCGGTACGCCGGCGACTTCGACCCGCTCACGACACGGGAACTGCGCTCGAAAGCCAGCGACATGAGCAACGACACCAAGTCCTTCCTCGCGCTGATGTTGCTTTCGGCGTGGATCGCGACCGCGGGGCTGCTGAGCGATTCGCCGGCGATCGTCGTCGGCGCGATGGTGATCGCCCCCATCGTCGGGCCCGCGCTCACCGCCAGCGTCGGCGGGGTGGTGGGCGATCGCGAGATGCTCGCGGCGAGCATCCGGCTGCAGGCGATGGGACTCGTGGCGGCGATCGCCGGGGCGACGGCGCTCGCGGCCGTCATCCGCTGGGGGATGTTCGCCCAACCGGACCTCGCGCTGGGCTCGATCGAGCTCATCGGGGTGCGGACGGCCCCGACCCTGTTGGCGTTGATCGCCGGGACGGCGGCGGGGGCGGCCGCCGCCTTCGGGCTCACGACGAAGGGACCGATGTCGCTGATCGGCGTGATGATCGCCGCCGCGCTGATCCCGACCGCCGCCGCGACCGGCATCGCCATCGCGTGGCGTGACCCGGTGATCGCCGCGGGTACGGCCCTGTTGCTCGTGATCACCCTCGTAGCCATCAACCTCGCGGGCGCGGTCGTCCTGTTCGGACTCGGCTATCGCCCCGATCGCTCCCTCTTGGGCGGGTCGTGGAGATCGGCGAAGACCCTCCTCGCGATCGCCCTGCTCGTTTCCGTGATCGGCCTGACGGGCGTCGCGACCGCCGAGCAGATCAGCCACGAGCGAACGGTAAACCAGGTCGTCCACGCGGAACTCACAGAGCACGAGAACGTAACGGCCGTCGCCGTCCGCAACGAGTACGGCGACCTCTCCGCGCTCACCGGCCCCGAAACGGTGACCGTCGTCGCGAGCTACACCGGCGGGGGCGACCCGCCGAGCGACCTCGCGGCCGACATCGAGGAGCGCCTCGACGAGCGAAGCGATCGCCCGGCCTCGGTGCGGGTTCGCTTCCAGGAGTACCAGACGGCTCAGGACTCGAACGGCAGTTCCGGTTCGTAG
- a CDS encoding NOG1 family protein — protein MIFEDLPTTPRSEELIDKAFSRAARSGRAKSGAEAQQSMLQTASNILSDNLENVVTSWPDFDTVDPFYYELADALVEVDELRKSLSEIGWASRKTREIGQEYQGRLRTDADLARKHRKQAFARLASVLEEVEDDLLRIGEARDQLKTLPEIHPDEPAIVVAGYPNVGKSTFVNDVTNARHETATYPFTTKGIGVGHLTRDHIRYQLVDTPGVLDRPPAERNEIESQAVSALTHLADCVLVFVDASGACGYPVEDQLALREEITTTFDVPVFTVCSKADRSREIEADFYLSVEDGEGVAELLDGAIEAIGYEPELPFES, from the coding sequence ATGATTTTCGAGGACCTTCCGACGACGCCGAGATCGGAGGAACTCATCGACAAGGCGTTCTCGCGGGCGGCCCGGTCGGGGCGGGCGAAAAGCGGCGCGGAGGCCCAGCAGTCGATGCTCCAGACGGCGTCCAACATCCTCTCTGATAACTTAGAAAACGTCGTCACGTCCTGGCCCGACTTCGATACGGTCGACCCGTTCTACTACGAACTGGCCGACGCGCTCGTCGAGGTCGACGAACTCCGCAAGAGCCTCTCGGAGATCGGCTGGGCGAGCCGCAAGACCCGGGAGATCGGCCAGGAGTACCAGGGCCGTCTCAGAACCGACGCCGACCTCGCGCGAAAACACAGAAAGCAGGCGTTCGCGCGGCTCGCGAGCGTCCTCGAGGAGGTCGAGGACGACCTGTTGCGGATCGGAGAGGCCCGCGATCAGCTGAAGACGCTGCCCGAGATCCATCCCGACGAACCGGCGATCGTCGTCGCGGGCTACCCGAACGTCGGTAAATCCACGTTCGTCAACGACGTCACGAACGCCCGCCACGAGACGGCCACCTATCCCTTCACCACGAAGGGGATCGGCGTCGGCCACCTCACGCGCGATCACATCCGCTATCAGTTGGTCGATACCCCCGGCGTGCTCGACCGACCGCCGGCGGAGCGAAACGAGATCGAGTCCCAGGCGGTCAGCGCTCTAACACATTTGGCCGACTGCGTTCTGGTGTTCGTCGACGCGAGCGGGGCGTGTGGCTACCCGGTCGAAGACCAACTCGCGCTCCGCGAGGAGATCACCACGACGTTCGACGTGCCCGTCTTTACCGTCTGTAGCAAGGCCGATCGCTCGCGCGAGATCGAGGCCGATTTCTATCTGAGCGTCGAGGACGGGGAGGGCGTCGCGGAACTCCTCGACGGTGCGATCGAGGCCATCGGCTACGAACCGGAACTGCCGTTCGAGTCCTGA